One window of Saimiri boliviensis isolate mSaiBol1 chromosome 4, mSaiBol1.pri, whole genome shotgun sequence genomic DNA carries:
- the GSTA4 gene encoding glutathione S-transferase A4, translating into MAARPKLHYPNGRGRMESVRWVLAAAGVEFDEEFLETKEQLHKLQDGNHLLFQQVPMVEIDGMKLVQTRSILHYIADKHNLFGKNLKERTLIDMYVEGTLDLLELLIMHPFLKPDDQQKEVVNMAQKAIIRYFPVFEKILRGHGQNFLVGNQLSLADVILLQTILALEEKIPNILSAFPFLQEYTVKLSNIPTIKRFLEPGSKKKPPPDEIYVRTVYNIFRP; encoded by the exons ATGGCAGCAAGGCCCAAGCTCCACTATCCTAACGGAAGAGGCCGGATGGAGTCGGTGAGATGGGTTTTAGCTGCCGCCGGAGTGGAG tttgatGAAGAATTTCTGGAAACAAAAGAACAGTTGCACAAGTTGCAGGATG GTAACCACCTGCTGTTCCAACAAGTGCCCATGGTTGAAATTGACGGGATGAAGTTGGTACAGACCCGAAGCATTCTCCACTACATAGCAGACAAGCACAATCTCTTTGGCAAGAACCTCAAGGAGAGAACCCT gaTTGACATGTATGTAGAGGGGACGCTGGATCTGCTGGAACTGCTTATCATGCATCCTTTCTTAAAACCAGATGATCAACAAAAGGAAGTGGTTAACATGGCCCAGAAGGCGATCATTAGATACTTTCCTGTGTTTGAAAAG ATTTTAAGGGGTCACGGACAAAACTTTCTTGTTGGTAATCAGCTGAGCCTTGCAGATGTGATTTTACTCCAAACCATTTTAGCTCTAGAAGAGAAAATTCCTAATATCCTTTCTGCATTTCCTTTCCTCCAG GAGTACACAGTGAAACTAAGTAATATCCCTACAATTAAGAGATTCCTTGAACCTGGCAGCAAGAAGAAGCCTCCCCCTGATGAAATTTATGTGAGAACCGTCTACAACATCTTTAGGCCGTAA